The following coding sequences are from one Pocillopora verrucosa isolate sample1 chromosome 5, ASM3666991v2, whole genome shotgun sequence window:
- the LOC131768597 gene encoding signal transducing adapter molecule 2, whose amino-acid sequence MPLFSSSSPFDQDVEKATSELNTTDDWQLIMEICDRIPRSPSGPKDALRSIMKRVNHRVPHVAMQALTLLSACVNNCDKVFHLEVCSRDFVNEAKNIISRGHPRVTEKLKSLIKEWAVSFKDDPQLSLIPSLYKELKAEGIEFSDSSKDSSLSSAGYTTRSSASSSSSTASPQQEDEDLAKAIELSLQEAEAGKPKVSSLYPSFSSLSPAPSRRVETKQVRALYDFEAVEDNELTFKAGEIISVLDDSDVNWWKGETHRGVGLFPSNFVTSDLSEPESPKIDKKKVRWADESRQQAASEVSSVPVRTEISEEKIDLCTNMLKGANIEGEDEREDTIQDMEDECNRMEPLIKEKIDESERKRQELSSMNEQYLQALSLYQRLMKEPLPVPTLPYGYGSSPQASMSMYQAPGSAGQQYPQAPQLYAPHPAGYPQVSPPTSLQYMSDPGTVMGSSGVSTAYSSQGPVQPYAGHVPNQPTQPSQAHYTAPQASMQPRNNVQQTFPSQQQVQAPPMSYQQQHLPYQQGFPAAPPEYPSQSAPQDYYGQSLTQPSASGYPSFPAQPQMVYSQQPLI is encoded by the exons ATGCCGTTATTTTCTAGTTCCTCACCCTTTGATCAAGATGTTG AGAAAGCCACTAGCGAACTCAACACAACAGATGACTGGCAGCTTATTATGGAAATATGCGATCGTATTCCACGTTCACCGAGTGG ACCTAAAGATGCATTGCGATCGATAATGAAGAGAGTCAACCATAGGGTTCCCCATGTTGCTATGCAGGCCTTGACC CTTTTGTCAGCGTGTGTAAATAACTGCGATAAAGTATTCCACTTGGAGGTGTGTTCGAGAGATTTTGTCAATGaagcaaaaaatataatttccagG GGACATCCCAGagtaacagaaaaattgaaaagtctGATAAAAGAATGGGCAGTTAGCTTCAAGGATGACCCACAGTTAAG TTTAATACCGTCACTTTATAAAGAACTTAAAGCTGAAGGGATTGAGTTTTCTGATAGTTCCaag GATTCAAGTTTAAGCTCAGCTGGCTATACAACGCGTTCATctgcatcatcatcatcatcaactgcCTCCCCACAACAGGAGGATGAAGATTTAGCAAAAG caaTTGAGTTGTCCCTTCAAGAAGCAGAAGCAGGGAAG CCAAAAGTGTCTAGTTTGTATCCGAGCTTTAGTTCACTTTCACCAGCGCCTTCAAGAAGA GTCGAGACGAAACAAGTGCGAGCGTTGTACGATTTTGAAGCAGTTGAAGACAATGAGCTTACGTTCAAAGCAGGAGAGATTATCTCCGTTCTTGATGACAG tgATGTCAACTGGTGGAAGGGAGAAACGCATCGTGGAGTTGgactttttccttcaaattttgtAACATCGGACTTGTCAGAACCCGAGAGTC CCAAGATAGACAAGAAAAAAGTCCGGTGGGCTGATGAATCAAGGCAACAAGCGGCTTCAGAAG TGTCTTCAGTCCCTGTCAGAACAGAGATCAGCGAG GAAAAGATCGACCTCTGCACAAACATGTTAAAAGGAGCTAATATTGAAGGAGAAGACGAAAGGGAGGATACGATTCAAGACATGGAGG ATGAATGTAACCGCATGGAACCacttatcaaagaaaaaatcgACGAGAGTGAAAG AAAACGCCAGGAATTATCCTCAATGAATGAGCAGTATCTGCAAGCACTGAGCTTGTATCAGAG GTTGATGAAAGAGCCTTTACCAGTTCCCACTCTGCCGTATGGATATGGAAGCAGTCCCCAGGCTTCTATGAGCATGTATCAGGCGCCAGGTTCCGCAGGACAGCAATATCCTCAA GCTCCTCAGCTTTATGCCCCACATCCTGCAGGCTATCCCCAGGTCTCTCCTCCTACTTCACTTCAGTACATGAGCGACCCTGGCACTGTAATGGGATCGTCTGGTGTG AGTACGGCTTATTCCAGTCAAGGTCCTGTGCAACCCTATGCAGGTCACGTGCCTAACCAACCTACACAGCCCAGCCAGGCACATTATACTGCTCCCCAGGCATCAATGCAGCCGCGAAACAACGTTCAACAAACGTTCCCGAGCCAACAACAGGTTCAAGCACCACCGATGTCCTACCAACAGCAGCACCTACCCTACCAACAGGGGTTCCCTGCGGCACCTCCCGAGTACCCATCCCAGAGTGCACCACAGGATTACTATGGCCAGTCCCTAACACAACCTAGTGCATCAGGTTACCCGAGTTTCCCCGCGCAGCCACAGATGGTTTATTCGCAGCAACCGCTGATCTGA
- the LOC131768577 gene encoding uncharacterized protein: MRSQRFFFFAMTTVYRFVVVLSASCSANSCITQERVFYHQTMTPSWLEMYASYIDSSRVLTASQLTFNAGNVKNAALLKIPMIPAGTLRDSMPLTIEITVAHDVSIGQGTDSDITYGVSDGTRIIGFTTWDKLNFNDRSPCVGVEGDSGSTFKGIRFESLTPKASDSFYPGQYDITLKLDQRWGSCYTAHDGGFVRTAGFNNRLMFSKGLTLEVYKSDKDEKVGIRFIKVTIIEDEA; the protein is encoded by the exons ATGAGGTcgcaaaggttttttttcttcgcgaTGACAACCGTCTAcagatttgttgttgttttatca GCATCATGTTCAGCGAACTCCTGTATAACACAG gAAAGGGTATTTTATCATCAGACCATGACTCCATCCTGGCTGGAAATGTACGCATCATACATTGACAGCTCACGTGTACTGACGGCTTCACAGCTTACATTCAACGCTGGAAACGTAAAAAATGCTGCTCTTTTAAAGATTCCCATGATTCCTGCAGGTACACTCAGAGATTCAATGCCGCTGACAATTGAGATCACGGTCGCACATGACGTGAGCATCGGACAAGGAACTGACAGCGATATCACATATGGTGTGTCAGATGGTACCAGAATTATTGGTTTTACCACGTGGGACAAATTGAACTTTAATGACCGCTCTCCTTGCGTCGGGGTGGAAGGTGACTCCGGATCTACCTTTAAGGGTATTCGCTTCGAATCACTTACGCCGAAAGCAAGCGACTCTTTCTACCCTGGTCAGTATGACATCACTCTCAAGCTGGATCAACGCTGGGGATCATGCTACACAGCGCATGATGGAGGCTTCGTGAGGACCGCTGGCTTCAACAATCGACTGATGTTCAGTAAGGGACTTACATTGGAGGTGTACAAAAGCGACAAAGACGAGAAAGTTGGCATACGATTCATCAAGGTCACCATCATAGAGGATGAGGCTTAG
- the LOC131768553 gene encoding hydroxymethylglutaryl-CoA lyase, mitochondrial-like isoform X1: protein MIRRSFSHLSRKPIGQLVKKVKIVEVGPRDGLQNEQRIVPTETKISLIDKLSETGLQTIEATSFVSPKWVPQMADHEQVMQRIKKVPGISYSVLTPNFKGFQAALECGVKEVAIFGAASESFSRKNINCSISESLQRFEVVCEAAKENNIPVRGYVSCVVGCPYEGSVAPKAVAMVTKNLFDMGCYEVSLGDTIGVGTPGSTQAMLEGVLETVPVNHLAIHCHDTYGQALANILTALQLGLGTVDASVSGLGGCPYARGASGNVATEDVVYMLHGMGIETGINLNKLVDAGQFICQALDRKTSSKVAQARTDGQEAKS from the exons ATGATTCGGAGGAGCTTTAGCCACCTTTCGCGTAAG CCTATTGGCCAGCTGGTAAAAAAAGTCAAGATTGTTGAAGTGGGACCAAGAGATGGACTTCAGAATGAGCAG AGGATTGTTCCCACTGAAACGAAGATCAGTTTGATTGACAAGTTGTCAGAGACTGGCCTTCAGACAATAGAAGCAACCAGTTTTGTTTCACCCAAATGGGTTCCACAG ATGGCTGATCATGAACAAGTCATGCAAAGGATAAAGAAAGTTCCAGGCATTTCTTACTCAGTATTGACCCCAAACTTCAAAGGTTTTCAAGCGGCG TTGGAATGTGGAGTAAAAGAAGTAGCCATTTTTGGAGCTGCCTCAGAGTCATTCAGTAG gaaaaacatcaactGCTCCATATCAGAAAGCCTACAGAGATTTGAAGTTGTTTGTGAAGctgcaaaagaaaacaacattCCAGTGAGAGG GTATGTTTCTTGTGTAGTTGGCTGTCCATATGAGGGATCTGTAGCTCCAAAGGCTGTAGCAATG GTAACGAAGAACTTGTTTGACATGGGGTGTTATGAAGTTTCTCTTGGTGATACAATTGGTGTTGGAACTCCAG GTTCCACTCAAGCCATGTTGGAGGGTGTTTTAGAGACAGTCCCAGTGAACCATCTGGCTATTCACTGCCACGACACATACGGCCAGGCTCTGGCGAATATTCTCACTGCGTTACAA CTGGGGCTAGGGACAGTAGATGCGTCTGTCAGTGGTCTGGGTGGCTGTCCCTACGCACGTGGGGCATCTGGAAATGTCGCTACAGAAGATGTGGTTTACATGCTGCATGGAATGGGAATTGAAAcg GGAATTAATTTGAACAAATTAGTGGACGCAGGACAGTTCATCTGCCAAGCCTTGGATCGTAAAACCTCCTCGAAAGTAGCTCAAGCGAGAACAGACGGTCAGGAAGCGAAAAGCTGA
- the LOC131768553 gene encoding hydroxymethylglutaryl-CoA lyase, mitochondrial-like isoform X2 yields the protein MIRRSFSHLSRKPIGQLVKKVKIVEVGPRDGLQNEQMADHEQVMQRIKKVPGISYSVLTPNFKGFQAALECGVKEVAIFGAASESFSRKNINCSISESLQRFEVVCEAAKENNIPVRGYVSCVVGCPYEGSVAPKAVAMVTKNLFDMGCYEVSLGDTIGVGTPGSTQAMLEGVLETVPVNHLAIHCHDTYGQALANILTALQLGLGTVDASVSGLGGCPYARGASGNVATEDVVYMLHGMGIETGINLNKLVDAGQFICQALDRKTSSKVAQARTDGQEAKS from the exons ATGATTCGGAGGAGCTTTAGCCACCTTTCGCGTAAG CCTATTGGCCAGCTGGTAAAAAAAGTCAAGATTGTTGAAGTGGGACCAAGAGATGGACTTCAGAATGAGCAG ATGGCTGATCATGAACAAGTCATGCAAAGGATAAAGAAAGTTCCAGGCATTTCTTACTCAGTATTGACCCCAAACTTCAAAGGTTTTCAAGCGGCG TTGGAATGTGGAGTAAAAGAAGTAGCCATTTTTGGAGCTGCCTCAGAGTCATTCAGTAG gaaaaacatcaactGCTCCATATCAGAAAGCCTACAGAGATTTGAAGTTGTTTGTGAAGctgcaaaagaaaacaacattCCAGTGAGAGG GTATGTTTCTTGTGTAGTTGGCTGTCCATATGAGGGATCTGTAGCTCCAAAGGCTGTAGCAATG GTAACGAAGAACTTGTTTGACATGGGGTGTTATGAAGTTTCTCTTGGTGATACAATTGGTGTTGGAACTCCAG GTTCCACTCAAGCCATGTTGGAGGGTGTTTTAGAGACAGTCCCAGTGAACCATCTGGCTATTCACTGCCACGACACATACGGCCAGGCTCTGGCGAATATTCTCACTGCGTTACAA CTGGGGCTAGGGACAGTAGATGCGTCTGTCAGTGGTCTGGGTGGCTGTCCCTACGCACGTGGGGCATCTGGAAATGTCGCTACAGAAGATGTGGTTTACATGCTGCATGGAATGGGAATTGAAAcg GGAATTAATTTGAACAAATTAGTGGACGCAGGACAGTTCATCTGCCAAGCCTTGGATCGTAAAACCTCCTCGAAAGTAGCTCAAGCGAGAACAGACGGTCAGGAAGCGAAAAGCTGA